Genomic segment of Cronobacter dublinensis subsp. dublinensis LMG 23823:
TCTGCGGCCGCCAGTGGCGCCCTGATGGTGCCCTGGTCGATGGCGTCGTTTATGGCGATTTCCGCAACCGCCCGGCTGTTTAACCGTCTCGGCCCGCGTCCGCTGATTATCACCGGCTGCCTGTTGCAGGCGGCCGGTATCGTACTGCTGACGCAGGTCGCGCCTGGCAGCCCGTGGGCGCTGCTGGTTACCGCGTTTAGTTTGATGGGCGCGGGCGGCAGCCTGTGCAGCAGCACGGCGCAGAGCAGCGCGTTTTTGCACACCGCGAACGCGGATATGCCTGACGCCAGCGCGCTGTGGAATATTAACCGCCAGCTCAGCTTCTGCTTTGGCGTCACGCTTATCAGCGTCGCCCTGAACGTGCTGATGCATCTGCTCGCGCCCGCCGCCGCCTGGCGCGCCACCTTTACGCTTGCGGCGGCGCTGACGCTGCTGCCGGTCTTTTTCGCGTGGCGACTGCCTTCTGCGGCGGTCGTTCTGTCATTTTTATCAGAGAAGGAGAAGTGATGAACCGCTGGTTTACGGAAGTCCTGGACGCCCATGTGGCGATTGAACGCTGGCTCGGTCAGGGTGAAGGCGACGTTAAGTCGCTGCTGTCCCGCTTTAGCGCTGACTATTCGATGATCCCGTTAAGCGGCGCGCCGCTTGATGCCGCCGCGTTACGCGCCTTTTTCAGCGCCGCGGGCGGCAGCCGACCGGGGCTTGCGATTGAGGTCGATGGTTTGTCGCTTATCGCTGAATGGCCGACGGGTGCGGTGGTCGGGTATCGGGAAACGCAGATGACAGCGCAGGAGACCACGGTGCGCTGGTCTACGGTGGTGTTTGAACTGCATGAAGGCGCGCCGCTCTGGCGTCACCTGCATGAGACGCGGCAAGCCTGAGGCGCAAAAGAAAAAGGCCAGTCAGACGACTGGCCTTTTTTGAGGGAATGGAAAATTATTCGCGGAACAGCGCTTCGATGTTCAGTCCCTGAGCCTGCAGGATTTCACGCAGACGACGGAGACCTTCAACCTGAATCTGGCGAACGCGTTCACGAGTCAGGCCGATTTCACGACCAACATCTTCAAGCGTTGCCGCTTCGTAACCGAGCAGACCGAAACGACGCGCCAGGACTTCACGCTGTTTGGCGTTCAGTTCGAACAGCCATTTGACGATGCTCTGTTTCATGTCATCGTCCTGCGTGGTGTCTTCCGGGCCGTTGTCTTTCTCATCGGCCAGGATGTCCAGCAGCGCTTTCTCTGAATCGCCACCCAGCGGGGTGTCAACAGAGGTAATACGCTCGTTCAGGCGCAGCATACGGCTAACGTCATCAACCGGTTTGTCCAGCTGTTCAGCAATCTCTTCTGCGCTCGGCTCGTGGTCCAGTTTATGGGACAGTTCACGCGCAGTACGCAGATAGACGTTCAGCTCTTTCACGATGTGAATCGGCAGGCGAATCGTACGGGTTTGGTTCATGATTGCCCGTTCGATGGTCTGACGAATCCACCAGGTCGCGTAGGTTGAGAAACGGAACCCGCGTTCCGGGTCAAATTTCTCAACAGCGCGGATCAGCCCCAGGTTGCCCTCTTCAATCAGATCCAGCAGCGCCAGACCACGATTGCTGTAACGACGGGCAATCTTCACCACCAGACGCAGGTTACTTTCGATCATGCGACGGCGGGAGGCGACGTCACCACGCAGAGCGCGGCGCGCAAAGTAAACTTCTTCTTCAGCCGTTAACAGCGGCGAATAACCGATCTCGCCCAGATACAGCTGAGTAGCATCTAATACACGCTGTGTTGAACCCTGCGACAGCAGCTCTTCTTCAGCCAGGTCATTATCACTGGGTTCCTCTTCTACCAAGGCTTTTTCGTCAAAAGCCTCTACTCCGTTCTCATCAAATTCCGCGTCTTCATTTAAGTCATGAACTTTCAGCGTATTCTGATTCATAAGGTGGCTCCTACCCGTGATCCCTGAGCAAAGCGCCTGAAGAAGCGCACTCTGCCAATTTATCGCTGCGGCAAATAGCGCAGCGGGTTTACGGATTTCCCCTTGTAACGAATTTCAAAATGCAAGCGTGTTGAACTGGTTCCGGAGCTACCCATGGTAGCGATTTTTTGCCCCGCCTTAACTTCTTGTTGTTCCCGGACCAGCATAGTGTCGTTATGGGCGTAGGCACTCAGGTAATCATCGTTGTGTTTGATGATAATAAGATTACCGTAACCGCGAAGCGCACTACCGGCATACACGACGCGACCCTCTGCGGTTGCGACGATAGCCTGTCCTTTGCTGCCTGCGATATCGATCCCTTTGTTCCCCCCTTCTGCGGCGGAGAAGTTCTCGATAACGTTGCCTTCAGTCGGCCAGCGCCAGGTAGCGACAGGTGCACTGTTGGTGGTGCTGCTTACGGTCGGTTCTGGAGTGCTAACAGCAGGCGCTGTGGAAGGAGCTACGACTGCCCCAGAGCTCACATTCCCAGGCAACATTTTGTTAGCACTCTGTTCACCTGAATCCTCAGAGTAAATAATTGTCGGTTTCGACGCAACCACCGTGCTGGTATTTTGCGCAGGTTTTGAGACAATTCCTTGTGCGCTTGCATCAGCTTGTGTAATTGCATTGCCACCTGTGATCGGCGTACCGGATGCGTTGCCCACCTGCAGCGTCTGCCCGACATTCAGGCCGTACGGGGCTTCAATATGGTTACGCTGCGCCAAATCACGGAAATCGTTCCCGGTTATCCAGGCGATATAAAACAGCGTATCACCGCGTTTCACGGTATAGGTGCTGCCGCCGGTATAGCTGCCTTTCGGAATATTCCCATACTTGCGGTTGTAAACAATGCGGCCATTTTGCGTCTCCACCGGCTGTTCGGGGATGACCTGCGCCTGACGCGGCTGGCTTATCTGCGGCTGAACGGGCGCAGGCTGGACCGGCGCCGGGCGGCTCTGCGTCGAGATGTTCGACGGCGGCATAATCATCCCGCCGCCTGTCCCGGCGCTGGCGCCTGCGCTGTTGCTGCTCGCGCTGCCGCCGACGGAACTGACAGGCGCCGGTGCGGAGGAGTTATTTGAATTACATGCCGCCAGACAAAGCGAAATCAGTGACAGCGCCGCGACACGGCGTGCTGTGAAGGTTGGGCTTCCCGCGCTCATTTATCCCCCTGGAATGGTTTACTTCTCTGATAGATACGATGACAACCGCTCTGTTTGGCGTCTGGCCAACGCGATTTTCGCTCACCATACGCCAAAAACGCGCTAAAAACTCAGGAAAAATTCCTGGTTTACGCCAGCTCCCCTTTCACCAGGGGCACAAAGCGTACGGCTTCTACGGTGTCGATAATAAATTCGCTCCCCCGCCGACGAACGCGCTTTAACACCTGCTGTTCGTCGCCCACGGGAAGAACCAGAATGCCGCCCTCGTCCAGCTGCGACAGAAGTGCCGTCGGGATCTCAGGCGGTGCGGCCGTCACGATGATGGCGTCAAACGGGGCGCGCGCCTGCCACCCCTGCCAGCCGTCACCGTGACGCGTTGAAACGTTGTGAAGATCGAGCTGCTTCAAACGCCGTCTGGCGTGCCATTGCAGGCTTTTGATGCGCTCAACCGAGCAGACGTGATGCACCAGATGGGCCAGAATCGCCGTCTGGTAGCCGGAGCCGGTGCCGATTTCCAGCACCCTGGAGGCGGGCGTGAGCGTCAGAAGCTCCGTCATGCGCGCCACCATATAAGGCTGAGAAATGGTCTGCCCGGACCCAATCGGCAGCGCGACATTTTCCCAGGCTTTGTGCTCAAACGCTTCATCGACAAACTTTTCGCGCGGCACGCGAGAGATTGCCTCAAGCACGCGTTCATCTTTGATGCCCTGAGCACGCAGTTGATTGAGAAGGGTCTGAACACGATTGTTTACCATTGGCCGTTTACTCCGGCGCTGGTCAACCAGCGGGTGACCACATCCTGCGCGTTGTACGCGGTTAAATCGACATGCAGCGGCGTCACGGAGACGTAACCTTCGTCTACCGCCGCGAAATCAGTGTCCGGACCGGCGTCGAGCTTGTCCCCCGGCGGGCCTATCCAGTAGAGCGTATTGCCGCGCGGATCTTCCTGGGGAATGACTTTGTCCGCCGGATGGCGGCTGCCGCAGCGGGTGACGCGAATGCCTTTGATCTGCTCAAGCGGCAGGTCGGGCACATTCACGTTGAGAATACGTCCGGTGCGCAGCGGCTCACGCGCCAGCGCGCGTAACAGCGTGCAGGTGACGGCGGCGGCGGTGTCGTAATGCTCATGGCCGTTCAGCGAAACCGCCAGCGCAGGCAGCCCGAGATGGCGGCCTTCCATTGCCGCGGCCACGGTGCCGGAATAAATCACGTCATCGCCGAGATTCGGCCCGGCGTTAATGCCGGAGACGACGACATCCGGGCGCGGGCGCATCAGCGCGTTGACGCCGAGGAACACGCAGTCGGTGGGTGTGCCCATCTGTACCGCGATATCGCCGTTGGGGTAGGTAAACGTACGAAGCGAAGATTCTAGCGTTAACGAGTTAGACGCGCCGCTACGATTGCGGTCGGGGGCCACCACCTGGACGTCGGCGAACTCACGCAGCGCCTTCGCCAGCGCCTGAATGCCTGGCGCGTGGATCCCGTCATCGTTACTTAACAATATCCGCATAAAGCGCGTAATCCTTTCCTGATGTTAAACATGGCAATGTTATCCCTTAAAACGCGTCCTGGTGTTTTCTGTTTTACTTTCGCTGAACATGATTACGCCAGACCGCCGGATAGCCGCTCGCAGGCATTCTAGCGCGCGATGCCGCTGTCCGGTAGGGTCGATTTTCGAAAGATCATGTCCTTACATTACAGGACGTTCGCCTGAAATGCGTTTTGCGCGCCCGAGGCGGTGCGTATTTTTCACCCTCCCGCCGCCCTCTTTCGATGCCGTTTCCCGCGCTTCGCGTCATCAGTTATTAGTTCATTTTGGTCCAGAACGCCAAACAGACCCAATACGGGAAAGAGAGACGAATGCCCGATCGCGTGTTTATCCGATGTCTCATTCCCGCCGTTGTCAGCGTGATACGCCGCTTCCTATACTTTTGCGGGATAAGGCTCAGGGAAGGATAAGAATATGACAGGCACTGACGACGTTCTGGCTTTCTTTCGCAAGGCATTGCCCACGCTTGCCGATCTCAGGTTCCGTGAAATCCCGCTCGAACTGGATGATGCGTTGCAGGACTATGCGGAGCCTGACGATCTGCTGGTAGCCATTAACCAGTACGATCAACATTTTCATGTCGATATGTCAGTAATGAACTGGGATCGCTATTTTCCGTGGAAACAGCCGTGGTTCTTTCGAAAATGGTTCACCCGTAAACCTGTCGTGCAGACGGCGAAACCGCTGACCGTACACATGTTTGCGCAATCCGCCAAAGCCGGGCGCTGGCTGTTTGAATAAGCGCAGGCGTATGGACGTAAAAAAACCGCCTCCGGGGCGGTTTTTTAATGCGTCGCGAAGGCAACGCGCAGAACGGTCGGCTATTCGCCGATATCCGCGTGCTCTTCCACTGTGGTGAACAGCTCCCGGATGACGCTGGTGGCGAAGCTGCCTGCCGGCAGCCAGAAGCTGGCCTCAAGCGTCGCGTCATCCTGCCACTGCCAGCGCAGGTCGCGCGGGAACAGCAGCATCGCGCGACGCGCGGCCTCGACCTTTTCGCGGGTCAGCAGCGTCAGCAGTTCAGTCTGGTCGGCAAGCGTTGCCTGCTCGAACGCCAGCGCCGCGCGCTGCGGGCCCCAGTCGCCGCTACCGGGCAACGCGGCGGTGATAAGCAGCTCGCCGCTGTCCACACGCGCCTGTAATTCGGGCAGCTCTTCTGGCGTTGCGACAAACCAGCTGCCGCGTCCGGCGAGCTGTAGCGCGTCGCCGTCAATCACCTGATTAAAATCGAGGTTTTCGAGCCGTGCGCTGACCAGCTGGTTAAACATCAGGCTGCGCGCGGCAGAGAGCGCAAAACTGCGTTTATTGCGCTCGCGCGGCGGCTGGCCGGTTTGCGCCCAGCGCTGCGCCTGGAAAATGTTGCTACCGCCAATCCCGAAACGCTGCGGGCCGAAGTAGTTCGGCACGCCCTGTTCGGCAATCAGGCTCAGCCGCTGTTCGACGTCGTCGCGGTGCGTGATGTCGCGCAGCACCAGCAAAAAGCGGTTGCCCTTAAGCGCCCCTAAACGCAGTTTGCGGCGATGGCGGGCGAACTCCAGCACCTCGCAGCCTTCCGGCGTAAACGCGCGCATCGCGGGCATCTCTTTGCCGGGCAGGCGCGCGCACAGCCACTGTTCGGTCACCGCATGCTTATCTTTCTGGCCCGCGAAACTGACTTCGCGCGCCGCGATCCCGAGAAACTTTGCCAGCGCATCGGCCACAAAGCGGGTGTTGCAGCCGGTTTTGCGAATGCGCACCAGCAGGTGTTCGCCTTCGCCGTCCGGCGCGAAGCCTAAATCCTCAACGACCTGAAAGTCTGTCGGGCTGGCCTTGAGTTTCCCCTGCCCTTGCGGCTGGCCGTGGAGCCAGCGTAGCGTTTTGAAATCACTCATGCGCTGGCCTTTATCAGCAGCGCCACCGCCTCGCAGGCGATGCCTTCGCCGCGCCCGGTGAAGCCGAGTTTTTCGGTCGTGGTCGCTTTGACGTTGACCTGCTCCATATGGCAGCCGAGATCTTCGGCGATAAACACCCGCATCTGCGGAATGTGCGGGGCCATTTTCGGGGCCTGCGCGATGATGGTGACATCGACGTTGCCGAGCGTGTAGCCCTTCGCCTGAATACGGCGCCAGGCCTCGCGCAGCAGCTCACGGCTGTCGGCGCCTTTA
This window contains:
- the ispF gene encoding 2-C-methyl-D-erythritol 2,4-cyclodiphosphate synthase, which encodes MRIGHGFDVHAFGGAGPIILGGVRIPYEQGLLAHSDGDVALHALTDALLGAAALGDIGKLFPDTDPAFKGADSRELLREAWRRIQAKGYTLGNVDVTIIAQAPKMAPHIPQMRVFIAEDLGCHMEQVNVKATTTEKLGFTGRGEGIACEAVALLIKASA
- the surE gene encoding 5'/3'-nucleotidase SurE, with amino-acid sequence MRILLSNDDGIHAPGIQALAKALREFADVQVVAPDRNRSGASNSLTLESSLRTFTYPNGDIAVQMGTPTDCVFLGVNALMRPRPDVVVSGINAGPNLGDDVIYSGTVAAAMEGRHLGLPALAVSLNGHEHYDTAAAVTCTLLRALAREPLRTGRILNVNVPDLPLEQIKGIRVTRCGSRHPADKVIPQEDPRGNTLYWIGPPGDKLDAGPDTDFAAVDEGYVSVTPLHVDLTAYNAQDVVTRWLTSAGVNGQW
- the truD gene encoding tRNA pseudouridine(13) synthase TruD encodes the protein MSDFKTLRWLHGQPQGQGKLKASPTDFQVVEDLGFAPDGEGEHLLVRIRKTGCNTRFVADALAKFLGIAAREVSFAGQKDKHAVTEQWLCARLPGKEMPAMRAFTPEGCEVLEFARHRRKLRLGALKGNRFLLVLRDITHRDDVEQRLSLIAEQGVPNYFGPQRFGIGGSNIFQAQRWAQTGQPPRERNKRSFALSAARSLMFNQLVSARLENLDFNQVIDGDALQLAGRGSWFVATPEELPELQARVDSGELLITAALPGSGDWGPQRAALAFEQATLADQTELLTLLTREKVEAARRAMLLFPRDLRWQWQDDATLEASFWLPAGSFATSVIRELFTTVEEHADIGE
- a CDS encoding protein-L-isoaspartate(D-aspartate) O-methyltransferase, which gives rise to MVNNRVQTLLNQLRAQGIKDERVLEAISRVPREKFVDEAFEHKAWENVALPIGSGQTISQPYMVARMTELLTLTPASRVLEIGTGSGYQTAILAHLVHHVCSVERIKSLQWHARRRLKQLDLHNVSTRHGDGWQGWQARAPFDAIIVTAAPPEIPTALLSQLDEGGILVLPVGDEQQVLKRVRRRGSEFIIDTVEAVRFVPLVKGELA
- a CDS encoding DUF1493 family protein, whose translation is MTGTDDVLAFFRKALPTLADLRFREIPLELDDALQDYAEPDDLLVAINQYDQHFHVDMSVMNWDRYFPWKQPWFFRKWFTRKPVVQTAKPLTVHMFAQSAKAGRWLFE
- the rpoS gene encoding RNA polymerase sigma factor RpoS; its protein translation is MNQNTLKVHDLNEDAEFDENGVEAFDEKALVEEEPSDNDLAEEELLSQGSTQRVLDATQLYLGEIGYSPLLTAEEEVYFARRALRGDVASRRRMIESNLRLVVKIARRYSNRGLALLDLIEEGNLGLIRAVEKFDPERGFRFSTYATWWIRQTIERAIMNQTRTIRLPIHIVKELNVYLRTARELSHKLDHEPSAEEIAEQLDKPVDDVSRMLRLNERITSVDTPLGGDSEKALLDILADEKDNGPEDTTQDDDMKQSIVKWLFELNAKQREVLARRFGLLGYEAATLEDVGREIGLTRERVRQIQVEGLRRLREILQAQGLNIEALFRE
- the nlpD gene encoding murein hydrolase activator NlpD, translating into MSAGSPTFTARRVAALSLISLCLAACNSNNSSAPAPVSSVGGSASSNSAGASAGTGGGMIMPPSNISTQSRPAPVQPAPVQPQISQPRQAQVIPEQPVETQNGRIVYNRKYGNIPKGSYTGGSTYTVKRGDTLFYIAWITGNDFRDLAQRNHIEAPYGLNVGQTLQVGNASGTPITGGNAITQADASAQGIVSKPAQNTSTVVASKPTIIYSEDSGEQSANKMLPGNVSSGAVVAPSTAPAVSTPEPTVSSTTNSAPVATWRWPTEGNVIENFSAAEGGNKGIDIAGSKGQAIVATAEGRVVYAGSALRGYGNLIIIKHNDDYLSAYAHNDTMLVREQQEVKAGQKIATMGSSGTSSTRLHFEIRYKGKSVNPLRYLPQR